TTGAAATTTCATCAGTGCCCCTGAAAATTTAAGCCTGATGAAGTGTATCTTTTGGTACCATATGATGTTTTCTCTCTGAATGAGATCTCGATTCCAGTTAAAATTCTTAATTGAGATATGAAGTCCATACCTTATGGAAATAGCCAGCTCTCAGACTGGGAGCTCTGTGAACTATAATGTCCACCATGCGCACGGCAATCATTCAGAACAAAAATTGCTTCCACAAAACTGTTATAAGCTTAAAGTGGTGCTTTGACTGCAAAGAGAgaagaatatatatttaaaaggaCAGGATTAATAAGTGGTGCTTTGACTGCAAAGAGAGAAGAATATACATTTAAAAGGACAGGATTAATAAGCAGCTCTATGAAGATCAATCTTTATAACTGTAAACTACCTCTTAGAATATTTCCAAAGAGGAAATCAGCAAGTTCTCTGATCTTTTCAGATTCATCCACCAGAGACAAAAGAAATCGAAGGAAGAGCACTCCCCTCCATTTCACATAGTCCCTCTGAAGTAATTTATGCCAACAAATCAATGGAAGAGTATATCTTCATCAACAAGCAAAGCTTTTGTCTAAACATGACATCATAAATAGTGATACCAGAAGCAAAACTAGACCTGGAGCAATCTTGACAGAAGTATGAAAGTCTGCCTCCTGACAAGTTCGCATGGATCACCCAGACACCTCGTGATCTTTGCTATGTGACTGTATAGTGATGAAGCATTAGTCACGTGAACAGTTTTCCAAGCTTCAAGTGAATCCTTATCACTTCCGCATATGTGGGTCAAATATCACAACTTGTACAATTAGCACTCACCAATCAATTAAAGCAGTGTAACGAACACAAAAATCTGCCATCATCACAACAAGATTGTTCCTAAGAGCGGCTGAATCACTTTTCTCAAGTTCCTGCAACATTAGGAAATCATTAACACgataaacaagaaaacaaaatgggTAAAGCCAACTAGAAGACAAGATCTTTTAGGGAAAAACTTGAACATCATAAAAATTATCAGGAACACAACATGTCACCTAAAAAGCAGATTTCGGGGTTCAAGGGGTTAGCCAGGAAGCATTTTAAGCAAAGGTTTCAcatattcatttgaaatttcaagaacaaattcaaattttgttgatcATTTTATTTGATCTCTTATCATCAAATCATCTAAAGCCGAGTCTTCGCATGCATCAAACTGGTATTCCACTAACCAGTAACTTCaataaatttcaatatcttgCGATGGATGTCTTGCAGACATGAGCTAACTTTAAGCTGGGAGGTTTAGTCCAGTTCAtagtagaaaataaataaggCTAACACTTTCCTCAAACTTAAGTTTTATATTGTCAgaacccatttaattaaaagacAATAACAAAAGCAGCAGCACAGAAAAACAGTGTTTGCAGTTTGGCCTTTCAATCTCTAAAGGAAAGTAATCTGACAATCCTAAATGGGAATATTCAAGGGAACCTGGATAATATCTCCACATATCAGCACTTTTTAATCTTGAAGAGACGCATAAATGGGCATCGTAGCAAAGTGCAGCCTTACCAAACTACACTTTTTGACAGAATCAAGGCCATAACTCCACCATCAGATCGAGCAATCTATGTTTTAGCACTTCAATTGACAAACAAAGTGGAATACAGATCCTCAGATATTCATCATCTCAACATTGGTGTCCTGGATTTAAGAAAAGTAATAATCTTATGATGGTGCCTCCAGTGGCTTATTAATTCATGACAGAATAAGTGGACATAAGCtactaaaaatgcaattgaaaccACATAAACCTGAGTAGTTGCTATGATCAATCAATCCTTAGAAGTGTTATTCCACATTGGTTGCAATAAAGGGTATCGATAGGGGTCATATACATGCAGTCTACCTCTAACTAATCCTTTAAGCTTTTGGGTTGAACTTTTGCTAACAATGAATGAAGTTCTGTTTTATTATGcatgaatgaatgaaagaatCACATAATAAACATCCTATGCCCTAGGAAACCAACTTTAATAGAACTTGGAAAAAGGTAATATTCTGTTTgcataagaaaatattcatgtCATGTCAAGGATGAAGAATCTTACTCCATGACTGATGACGTGTAATGACATGTAATGTTATGTACTTTAAAAGCATTcttatctattttctttcccaCAGGATCACAAGCCAGATGATGCTGAAGCATCACATTCACGTGGTCGACCAATTTCCCGAAGAGTTCTTGAAATAAGAGGAAAACAATAAGACATCGACACGAAAAGCCCCATGCCAAACTGAAAATACTAATGTGAAGTAGGTACCCGCAACTGCTATATTTACATTTACCAGCAAACACGGATGATCTCCGGAATCCGATCTCTGTTGTGCTGTTGTCATGTGAATATTAATTCTACATGGGGCATATGTGTTCACCATCATTCTGGTATCCTCTATGTAGGTGAAAAGAAAACGAACATGATTTCTCTCATCAGGATTCATAGACACACATTAACTATTGTGCAAATGATAAATAGAAGAGCATGACTAGTATCTTCCAAGTCAATTTGCACTCCTAATATTGCCAATGAGCTATTCTTATGTCAAGATTACAGCTGTAGTTGGAAATGCTTGCTTCTGTTGCAGTACCATTTAAGCTCTCCACAGAATTAAAAATCACATGCACAGCTCCTCCCATTTCTTTTCAAAGCCATAAACAGCAGTGTAGTACTCGAGCTCCACAGATTTCTTGTCCCCACGATCAGCCAAGCCAAAAATAGTGCACACTTCTAGCTGAAACCACAATTGTTGTAGGAGTGACTTTACAATTCCGTTCAGTGGCAGCTGTAGCAAAACATTTGGATTTGAGCTGTAGATCAAGAAAAGATGGCAAATAGAGATCTAGATCAGCTCTCAAACGGCAAAGAACTTGAGCAAACCACCTTTCTAGCCACCCATTGATTACTTGTCATGTTTATCCCAAAAACATTAAAGCAATACGGTTGATTTAAGGACTTCCTCCATACTTCTGGTTTGGATCTCACCTTTGTTATCCAGAATACAGTGGAAATCCTCTGTTCCTTTTAAGCCTCTGGGGTGTAGACATTGTCATCACCAAACAATGACCGAACTGAAGTAATAAATTGCAGATGATGTTAAGGTATGAAATTGCAAGATGATAATTAAAGGCatgaagaaaaacaaggaaagagTGGCTTCATGATTTGTACTGGGTTTTGACCATTGATGATAACACTTTCAACCTGATCAAGGCCATGTATCTGTCTTCAGAGAGAGTAATCTTCACATTGGCATATTTAGCGACGAGCAAAGTTTGATACAGATTCATGGAGACTCATAATCTTGACATTAGTGTCCTGGCTTTGAGAAAATGCAGAACACGTCTACGGTACACTCTTTGCCTACTTCCATGACCAAATAACAAATTAATAAATGCAATCAAGATCACATATGCATGAGCAGTGTCCAGAATACATCGGATAATGAATTTCTCTACTTCATAGAATTTAGAGAGAAGTATTACTTTATTCAAACAAGCACAGATTGACACAACATCGAGAATGAAGAATCTTGTACTATTTGACTTAAGACATCAAATATCCTTTTGGAGGCAATCTGGTCTTTTTTATTCATATCATGATCACAAGCTAGATAAAACTGAAGCATTACAAATACTTTGCTCAAACAACTTCCTCCAGTTGCTGGAATTAAGACAGGAAAATCATAACATGTCAAAGAAAAGCCACGTCCAAACTGAAAATACTAATGAAAGCAGGTAATCTCCACAGAAAACGGCATTATACTTgctatattttttgtttagcAGCAGATGTTAGCGATCTCCAGaatcaaatctttttcttcctctcttctctccattttctttctacATGAGCTCCCAGATTAAGAGGGAGCCAAACAtctcttttttctccccttAAGCCGACGTCCACTTCCCTTGTTTACTTGACTTTTCAaccttctcttttgttttctttttgtttttttttttttttctttttcaacaggccacagaatttcttttttagttgATCAAATCCCAAGTATTGCAGTAACTTCATCACGAtaagtcaattttaaacatACCGCACCAAACTACTAGGGATAAAAATTAACAACAAATCAATAACCCATCTACCAACCGGCGTGCTTCAACTTTTAAACTTGTGGATGAACACCCCAAACAACCTTTTAtgtattaatgtaaaaataGAGTATGTTCAACAAAAGCGAATTTGAACAAAGACACATAATTATCTGCAACAATCAAATTGGACAAAACAAATGCACTTATTTTATAGCGGCAACATCTAAAGCCTCCAAACTAAGCTCCATAGATTGATCTTCCTCCTTACCATTCCACAGTCAAGCTTCCCAAACAGCACAAATGGAGTTTTTGCAGGCGAATTGGGGAGAGACTCCACAATGTCAGAGCCTGATAACCCCTGGTGAAAGAAATGGCCAATGGACTTCTATTATCGCAGCTcaagcttttgcatttttccacaGTCAAAAGGAGATTAGGAGAAATTCCATTCAACTAGAAAGCTAGCAAAGAAAAAGTAAGGACAAAATGAACAAGACATATCACCATCACAACAATTTGGACACTAGCATCCTTTTCCGTGTGAAATTAATAGCCTTCAACACCATTTCACAAAATTATTAGTTAACTGGGATGAGGGAGGACATCCTTGGAAAATCTTATGAGAAGGAATTTCCACATACTCAGGGAGAAAATGCTACTTTGGATCAGAGGTACAAACAAATGGTTCAGAAGAGATTGTTCATCTTTCCACTTCTCATCACCCCTCAACGTGCTTCAAGATTCGAGAACAGGAAAGAAATGGCTGTGAAAGTAGAACCTCGTCAATCAAGTTAGTTCACATTAGTTCCGACAACTCTACAGTCAATTTCCACGCCACCTAGATAGGGTGATAAAATCAACCTAAGCCTGTAATAGGCTCATAAGTCCTGATAATCCTGCTATAAATGCTCTACGACTCCTCAGACAACATGAGGAAAATTCATCGCTATTGACACAAAACCTAATCAAAAGCTGTTATAGTCATTTGATTACACTATAGCAAAATGGTAGAAGAGAATAACAGAGCAGATCTCTCCACCTAACAGGAATTGCAAACTGATAAATATAACAGGACAACTAAACATGCTTTGCTGAACATGCTAAAAAGCTCGAATTagtttcatttcatttcctGTATGTGGAGACATCGAAGATCCAGAGTCAGACCAACAATAGCTACTCAAAACCTCAAAACATCAGAATACACATGCACCAATCACGCCAAGAACCAACCAATGAATAAACCGATCAATCAGCAAAAAGAATGAATTAATGTTAAAAAGGGTCCAATCACCTGGACTCTGAAGATATGGCAACCGAAAGCAATGAAGACCCAACATGAAGATCCTTCACCAGATTCCTCGCCTCcaatattctctctcttccataatCACCCCCATCGCCGAGCTCCTGCGTTGCtccatttcaatcaattagTGAGTGGATGAGGTTAGAAGTCCGTACTCGCATCTCGTCCCCATGAAGATAAGACCATAGCCCGTCGTGTGGTAAAAAGTCCGGAAATTTCTTGAGTGACTCGCACCCACGCCTATCAAAGAGCTTCAGGAATTTGCTAGGGCAGCGAATTTCAACTAAGCTTTTGCAATCCCTAACAATCAACGCCTTCAGCTGCTCCGACTTTGAAAGGTCTAGTACTTGAATGTGCTTGCGCGCAGAGATATCCAACACTTCCAAGGATCCCAATTTTTCAAGGCCTCGTATCGCATGGAGATTATCTGGCTCTTCATCAATATCCTCCATAATGAATTGATTTGGATCTCTCGATAGGTCCAACTTTCTTAGGGATTTTAAAGCTTCCATTCCATCCAATTGCTTCAGCCCATTGCAAAATTTGAGCCATAATTCCGACATAAATTCCAAATCGGAAAGATTTGGCAACCTTTCCAATTCGGGACATCCCCAAATATCAAGTTTCCGTATGGAGGAGGGAAGCTCTAGGATGCTTTGAAGAGACCAGCAATCATGAAGGCTGAGCTCCCTTAGATGCTTCAGGTGAAAGAGCTCCGGGATGCTTTGAAGAGACTTGCAAGAAGAAAGCCAGAGCTCCTGTAGATGCTTGAGGTGAGAGAGCGATGGCAGCTCATTGCTCCGACAAGTGAGCCAGGGATGATAAGCTACAAGGAGGTTTTGGGAGTGACTCAAGCTCATCACAGTAAAGTAAATTGAGGTGCTTGAGAGAAGAAAGCTGATCTAAGTTTTCCGACAAGCCAGAAATATTTGTACACCTTAAATCAAGGGTCTTTAGAGAAGACAATCCACCTTCATCAACAAGAATTTGTCCTTCCAGGTTGCAGCATTCGTTGGCATCGAACTCTTGGAGGCTTTGCAATTTCCCAAAAGTGCTTGGTAACCTTTTTATCTGGCTAGAACGAATCCTGAGAATTTTCAGTTTGTTCAATTCCCTGATGGATTCAGGTAATTCCTTAATATTTGCAAATGATGAGTCCAGCTCAACTAACTCTCCCAACTTACCAATtgaagaaggcatttgttctaaTGACGAAAGCCAACACACACTAAGCCTTTTTAGCTTATTCAGAGATCCTATGCAGGGAGGGATTTCTTTTATCTGAGTCTCGTCCATGACAAGTTCCTCCAAATTTTCTAGTTCACCAAGTTGTTTGGGTAACTTCTTTAGACTTTCACAATGGCTCAAGTTCAAGGAAATGAGGTGCTTGACATCTCCAATGGAAGGGTCGATTTCCTTTATATTAGAACAATGTTTTAGGATTagcatctctaaatttttaaacacGGAGAGATTAGGGGTGCTCCATAAATAGAAACACCCCGAAAGATTGAGAACTTTCAACCTCTCCATCTACAAGAAAGAAACATATTCCAAGATTAGCAATTAGATATAGAATGATCTATCATCAattgtaacaaaagaaaatgcctttttcATCTTTACCTTAATTGAACTCCATCCTCTCCAATTTGGACTAATATAGTTTCCACTAAATGAATCATCCGATAAATCAAGTACGACTAATTTCTCCAAATGAACCTTGGTTGCCTTGAAAGAGACCGGACATCTCTCCCACTTTAGCCATCTCAATTCAGCAAGTGATCCTTCGAAATCtccatcaaaatccacatcCTTCACATGAAGGAACTTCAAGTTAGGCATTTTTTTGAAGCTCTCTTGCTTCATGAACTCTCTGGAGCCCCTTTTGTCCAAACGTAGTGcctcaatattttcattttcctcctaaaaaatataaaataaaattgaggatTATAAATACCATCGAACCTCCTTTTGTTAGTATACTCTGCATGTTATTGTGGCCGATGCATTTTGTCTACActtataggaaaaaaagaaatataactGATCTTCTACAATTACATGATCATGTAATATGTTGATCTTTACTCATATgctgtaatttttttatgttttatgtgAAATTCCTATATGAAATTAATGTAGTTTTcttatagattttgaaattaaattttgcaACATACATAGTATTGAAGACTGACTAAATATGGCATCCCTTTTGACATATGTGAAAACTGTTAcacatttcaaaaacaaaaattacctAATCAGACTTATGCATTCATAAAGGATGACAACTCATTCCCTTTctattcataaaatatttttggttttgggaTGTGGCCGGAAGGAAACAAGAATTTGGTCTATTGAActtgagttttcatttttggatGTTCAAGCTCAAAGCTCAACAACTAAATCCTTAGACTAGGAAGAAATTGtctaatcaatcataaacttacCAATTTTACTGATTTAGTTTTAGACCTTTAcatgaaattccaatgtaatctttttggccaatttttgcAAGAAATCATTATGTGGCTATGTGCCATATAGGATAGCCAAAAATAATTGGATCGCCATGTTGATAATTTCTTGTGAAAATTGATCTAGGtgactacattgaaattttgcacaaaagtttaatgctaaattgacaaaattagtaagttcatgattgaattgatatttgtacaataagtttagaattgagTGGAGAATTTTCCCTGAGATGAGCGCACTATTCAATTAGTCATCATCGAATTTGCCGCAATTAGTCATAAAATTCGACCTGATTTTAAGAATCTGTTTGTGCATTTTTACATTCACCCAATcatgtaaaaatatataaattagtaaacaaaggttagaaaatattatcattttcctcttttttcattCTAGTGTTTATTTTTTGCTCCTCCAGTTATCTTATTTGATAAGTTAATTATCTGATTTTTTCTTCGCTAATACCTAACAATAGACTTTttgtctcttctcttctttcgtGTGTGTGTCCTCGTGTGTGTGTCCTGAAGGCACAATTAATCCTTACCAAGAAGGCTTGCTCATTATAGAATAGAGGTGGAAATCGTATTAGGCAAACATGAGGAGATTACAATTTCTTTCACCTTTCATTATTCCATCATGTACTTCCTACAATCATTTACCTTCTTAATTTCAATCTTTGCTTTTTCAGTTTTTCGTTGTAAATTGCTTTGTATGAATACCTAGAAAAACATATGTCAGTTTTATTTAGTTTCTTTTGTCGTAATATACTGTTATTTAATTTTGCACAATGTTGAATTATGTGCTCAAAATACCTATGATTAGAACCATGCATAGCACCAATATGAACACTAGGACATATTATGAAAATTGGGTAAAATAGCCTATATAAATCATTTGAGTTTTGATCTTTCATATGAACGTGATTGATCCGTGATACACGTGTAGAGCTCataattaaaacttaaaaaaaaaaaaaggctaattATGCCACTTCCTTTATAATCAATGTATCTTGAACAATcttccaacatttttttttcatgtaatttgataatttgacTATAAGTTGGTATAGgcgacaataaaataaaagtcaaagtcgcactagagaatttgaatttattttctttaaaatttaccAGTCCtttaagtaaaaagaaaattaagagtTTTCTATTTATTGTTGACTAAGAGGCATCCAAATTATGTAGTGTTGTTCCAAGTTATCAACTGACCCAACCATGTTAATAGCATAATTATGCATTTCTagattactaaaaaaaaattgatatatttaaagGCGCGTCTTCAATTATGTTATTAACTTTCACTAAGCAATGCGGTTTAAACTaaaaatctttaattttctttgtattaagcACGTGTACTTCTGCATTTACATTGTCCTATTGGATTTATATTGCGAACATGCATAATAAATCCTACAAAACAATTGTATAGATTTGTCATGCATATAAAACCATTGCATAACATCTTATTACTTGAAATTGAATATAATCTTAAGTTGATAGACAATAGTTGAGGTGCAAATAATTTAACtgaaatctttctttttgttgataaAAGGTAGAATCTGTACACAAGCAAATTGCACGTATTCAAGGttggaaattgaaaatagaataatgTATTTGATTCTTGGAAAAGGAGACTATCACATATATCATACAAAAGTAAAATTTCAAGAGTGAAAAAGGTGGATAACATGCGATCCATGTATTTATCCTCACATCAGCGCACTTCAAAAATATATTGTTGATATATTTTGGAAAGATAGAATAAAAGACAACAAAGTAATGATCAAGAGTAAAGCTTATATTGTTTGGTTGAACCACATAAATCAATCGGcataaaattataaagattCTCGTGCGTTTTAGAGTGTGATAAACCGGATTTATAAGTGGCATAACGTAAATTTTCAAACCCGTGTGGTGCTCGGTCACCAACAAGTAATATAGCAAGAAGATGTAACAAATCTGCTAGATAATGATGTTAAAACGACAAAAGAGCAAAATAGATAGAGTTAAACACAAATTTAATAATCCTCTTCTGAGCCTCATAATCACGAGTGCAAACTTTTCATGGACTAAAGGTCAAAATTGGATGTAGCTTTTACCAAGAAAATGCTAACAACATGTTGAGAATAGTCAAAGACacagaaaaagaacaataacaataacGATTTGAGGGACTGCCATTAGAGAACATGGGAGAGGCCTAAAGGAGACATAATTGTTACCTTGCGTCCTAGAACTTCCTTGGCTTCCTCATCCCATAATCTTCTGCATTCCCAGGGCTTCTTATGTGCTGGACGGGTAAAAATTCTACCTAAATCTCTTAACTGATCATGCATTCTCAACTTCTTGTTATCATCGCATTTTATTAACATGCGTTGAGTCATTTTTGCAAATGCAGATAGTGGATAAAATTCAAGATCATCCCATAGGTAAATGGCCGATCTTTTATTAGttccaatgaaaaaacatgcTATGTCAAGAAAGATTTCTTGTTCTTTAGGTTCTAACGCATCATAACTTATCCTCAACTTTTGTTGTACTGTCACATCAGGTGCCTTTGTCAATTTCTTCAGcatttctctccattttctttcatcttcttctccttggaGAAGTGAACCTATAACCATGAGAGCTAAGGGAAGCCCTCCTGTGGTGGCAACAATATTAGTAGAGAGAGCCGCAAGTTTTGTGGGAGGCTGTTCCCTTTCAAATGCATATCTActaaacaaaagcaaagagTCTTCGCGATTCATTTCTTTGAGTTCATACTCATATTCAGACTTCAAGAGGGCCTTATCTCGACTTGTAACAATGATCCTACTTCCTGACATGAAACTACAACCTCCAATCAACTTATTGAGGTGGTCTTTAcaatccacatcatcaagaagaatagGTACCTTCTTTTGTGTGCAACAAGATCGGATTGTATTAATTCCTCTATCAGAATCTGGCACTTGATGGTCATGAAGTTTTAGTACATCTGAGATCAATCGAGATTGCATAGGCTCGATACCCTTGCCATTGATTGTTTCTCTAATATCCTTGAGAAAACTACAACACtcaaacttgtcaaaaagtttgttATAGATAATTGTAGCTAGAGTTGTCTTACCAATGCCACCAATCCCATAAATCCCAATAATACGAGTGTCTAGACGATCAGTATCCATCAATTTCATAACCTCAGCCACATGATCGTCAATTCCAACCAAGTTCACGGGAAGACACGGTTGAAAATTATGTTGCTGGTCTCGCATTATTATTTCTACAAGTTTATCTACTAATTCCGCTTCACGCCTGTCAAATGACACAACACATGATAACTTATTAATGGCTCCACAAAACAAGGATTAAGGATGATTTATAGAAAAATTCTTCTTCCGGCAAGGATATGTTAAAACAAGGTAAACCACGTACCCATTAGCAAATTTGCCTGATTCGTATACTCTAAGAGTAAGTGCTGTTTTGAGCGCTTCCGGCCCTTGTTGTTTAATCTCCTCATCAAAACGATCCATACTGGATTTGAAGGCTTCTCCAAATTTCCCCTGCATGTGTTTCACATCCTTGGATTTCACCTTGTAAAGCACAGGCAAGACTATTTGTCCTCTACTTTCCTTGCACTCCATAATATGAATGAGTTCGCGGAGGCACCATTCGCTAGCAGCATAATTTTTCGAGATAACTGGAATTGAAACCTTAGAGTGCTTGATTGCACTAAGAAGATTTTCAGCAATTGGCTCACCAAGGCAGAGGTTCTCATCATCTTTGAACACGAAGTTTGGATGGAACGGCAGGCCCACATCTCGGAGTCTATGGTAGAGGTGATCGATGAAGCCATTGCAAGTATCGGGACCTCTAAAGTTCAAGAATACGTAGTTATTTTTTCCAATCATAGAGGTGGACGAACTCGAAGCTTCAGTGAATTTTGCTCGCTTGCATTGTCGTTCTTCCATTGCAGAGCACggtctccctccctccctccctccctccctcctctctctctctctctctctgaggcCCGACTATTGTGGATGGATTGGAGGAGGAAATGATTAGCGGACTATCTCTGCGCCACATTTACAGCGGGGTTggtaaagaggaagaagggaaagcaGGAGGCAAGGCACGATTGTTCGACTATTGTGCATATTTTAATCTCTCACAGCGCGTAGGTCGTTTCATGTATTTCATGCGTTCACACTAGGAATCTGGAGATGCCTTCAAATTGACTAAAAAACAACTACTCACTCGCTGCCTTCTTGTAGTCAAAGCTCCTCATCCTCGACGTTGGCTTCTCGGCAATATCCGATGGATGATCATTCCATTCACTGC
This genomic stretch from Eucalyptus grandis isolate ANBG69807.140 chromosome 3, ASM1654582v1, whole genome shotgun sequence harbors:
- the LOC104438917 gene encoding toll/interleukin-1 receptor-like protein — protein: MEERQCKRAKFTEASSSSTSMIGKNNYVFLNFRGPDTCNGFIDHLYHRLRDVGLPFHPNFVFKDDENLCLGEPIAENLLSAIKHSKVSIPVISKNYAASEWCLRELIHIMECKESRGQIVLPVLYKVKSKDVKHMQGKFGEAFKSSMDRFDEEIKQQGPEALKTALTLRVYESGKFANGYVVYLVLTYPCRKKNFSINHP